Within Actinomycetota bacterium, the genomic segment ATGTCCTCCTTGAGGAGGAAGCCTGCGTGATCGCTGCCCATCGCGATGCGCATCGCTCAGCCCTCGCTGGCCGCCGGCACCGTCGCCGCGCCGTAGAGGCCGTCGACCAGCCTCCCGATCCACTCGTCGAGCTCCCACGCGATCGCCCGGTAGCTCTGAAGCGGGAGTCCCAAGGGGTCGGCCACGTCCTCGTCGAACGGGTTCCCCGTGAACCCCGCCCGCCTGGCCTCGGCCGCCAGGGAGACGCGACCGACCAGGGCGTCTGGACCCGCGTCCGGGGGCACCGGAGGCAGCGACTCGAGCAAGCGGACGAGCTCCTTGAGCGTGAACGCGCGGTCCCCCGCGGCATGCTCGTCGGTGAGCGCGACGCGATGCTCGCCCGCCATCGCGATCACGAGATCGGCGTCGGTGATCGCAACCGATGCGAGACGGCGGGCCCGGTGTCCGGCGATGTCGGTGCCCCGCTCTGACGCCGCGGTCACGGCCTCGGCGGTGGCCGCCGACCCCTCGACCCCCCACGTGCCGGCCGATGCCACGGTCGGCGCCTCGGCGCCGAACCGCGCGACCAGGGCATCACGCAACAGTCCCTCCGCGATGGGGGAACGGCAGATGTTGCCCGTACAGACGACCAGGATCGAGGTCATGGAGAGGGGCGCGAGTCTAGCAGCGCGTCCCCGACGGGCAGAAATCGCGCGATGTCGTCGGCGCTCAAGTCGCCTCGGCGGAGCAGGCGAGGGACGCCGTGCGCCAGGTCCACCACGGTGGACGATGTGCCCTCCAGTGGGCGTTCCTCGCAGAGGTAGACATCGACGAGGTCGCCGAACACCGACCGCAGCGCGTCACAGGTGGTGGCTGGCGGCTGACCGGATCGGTTCGCGCTCGTCACCGCGAGCGGGCCGGCCGCGGAGAGCACCGCTCGGGCGAGCGGGTGCGCCGGCATCCGGACGCCGACGCTCGACCCGTCACCGCCGAGGTCCCACGGCGCGCTCACCCTCGAACGCGGCAGCACGATCGTCAGCGCCCCTGGCCAGAAGGTCTCCACCAGGGCCTCGGCCCGAGCGTCCAGCTCGGCCACCGTCCGCGCCGCGGCGGCGGATGGGACGAGCACCGGCAGGGTGAGGTCACGGACCCTTCCCTTGGCCGCGAAGAGTCGCGCGGTCGCCTCGGGATCGTCC encodes:
- a CDS encoding protein-tyrosine-phosphatase encodes the protein MTSILVVCTGNICRSPIAEGLLRDALVARFGAEAPTVASAGTWGVEGSAATAEAVTAASERGTDIAGHRARRLASVAITDADLVIAMAGEHRVALTDEHAAGDRAFTLKELVRLLESLPPVPPDAGPDALVGRVSLAAEARRAGFTGNPFDEDVADPLGLPLQSYRAIAWELDEWIGRLVDGLYGAATVPAASEG
- a CDS encoding L-threonylcarbamoyladenylate synthase gives rise to the protein MAVTPDPVAEAVEAALAGLLVVFPTDTVYGVATRPDDPEATARLFAAKGRVRDLTLPVLVPSAAAARTVAELDARAEALVETFWPGALTIVLPRSRVSAPWDLGGDGSSVGVRMPAHPLARAVLSAAGPLAVTSANRSGQPPATTCDALRSVFGDLVDVYLCEERPLEGTSSTVVDLAHGVPRLLRRGDLSADDIARFLPVGDALLDSRPSP